The Bacillus sp. Y1 genome has a window encoding:
- a CDS encoding RNA polymerase sigma factor — protein MNEELSKEDMMTICFSHQKLLFHIAFGITRDYHLAQDVVQETFFKAFRKIDTIVDEAKLRSWLSAIASRTAIDFVRKEKRRKEVLETEITYQEVASHKNVEEEVNSLLLQNEITKAFGVLNANQQSVLHLKVVEGMKEKEIAEALHLNQNNVKTVLYRARKKLSMHLAEKNYA, from the coding sequence ATGAATGAGGAATTATCGAAGGAAGATATGATGACGATTTGTTTTAGTCATCAAAAACTTCTCTTTCATATCGCCTTCGGTATCACAAGGGATTACCACTTAGCACAGGACGTAGTACAAGAAACATTTTTTAAAGCATTTCGGAAAATAGATACCATCGTCGATGAGGCTAAGCTCCGCTCATGGTTATCCGCCATTGCTTCAAGAACAGCAATTGATTTTGTGAGAAAAGAAAAAAGAAGGAAAGAAGTACTTGAAACTGAAATCACTTACCAAGAAGTCGCATCTCATAAAAATGTGGAAGAAGAAGTGAATTCCTTGTTATTACAGAATGAAATAACAAAAGCCTTTGGTGTACTTAATGCCAATCAACAATCTGTCCTTCATTTAAAAGTTGTAGAAGGGATGAAGGAAAAAGAAATTGCCGAAGCATTACACCTTAATCAAAACAATGTCAAAACCGTATTATACCGAGCGAGGAAAAAATTATCCATGCATTTAGCAGAAAAAAACTATGCATGA
- a CDS encoding DUF6449 domain-containing protein: MLSKTSLLNPEILKLMLRSSGWVSIIYFLVLLFAIPFEILMRTTNERLMFEPANVFQFNLELQYILLVSVPVLLPLFLFHFMQSKQSSDLIHSLPVSREKIFHQYTLSGWLMVNIPVVVIGTIVFVQRSVLSLQSMLEIDSIFYWLGMTILFNTIIYISTVFIGMITGISIVQGILSYIFLLLPVGLFVLGAFNLKFFMFGFPDSYHLNGKIQYLSPLTMIEAIQDISNVILLGIYAGISILLYFLSLVLYKKRKPESVSQAVIFPILKPILKFGMTVCCALLAAAYFGEYREVSEGWLFFGYLFGSFFGYVLAEILLNKTWRVFGNLKGYLYYGGILIVIIAIFQFDLTNYENRIPEIEDIHKVHLSDGPYLYLNPEQSGYSKDTFFLNETNNIQLVHDLHKQILSKKESKKASGEQIETAFFVYELKNGKKLVREYEINKDDYLAYYKPIHESKEYKEVTYPLFNLTTDKINMITIESMGYKNDRAVISEKADIKEFLSIIKEDILASTYEEMYSSKSFQSHISFSLNNSKEFYGYADIPALATYKGLENWLAEKELLDNAFISEEDIDYAVVLEKEDLEINNDGYSNHEVFTNMNNHPNSKTFKTKEQIRELMDHTEDTYLPDSKKTYVIAYKFKNQQDPYLGTFDKSDAPAYVNEKFK, translated from the coding sequence ATGCTATCAAAAACATCTTTGCTTAACCCTGAGATTTTAAAGTTAATGCTTAGAAGCTCAGGCTGGGTATCTATTATTTATTTTCTTGTATTGTTGTTTGCTATTCCATTTGAAATATTAATGAGAACTACAAATGAACGCTTGATGTTTGAACCAGCGAATGTGTTTCAATTCAATCTGGAACTTCAATATATTTTACTAGTATCCGTGCCTGTTTTATTGCCATTGTTCTTGTTTCACTTTATGCAGTCAAAACAAAGCTCAGATCTTATTCATAGTTTACCAGTAAGTAGAGAAAAGATATTCCATCAATACACCCTTTCTGGTTGGTTGATGGTAAACATACCTGTTGTCGTAATTGGAACGATTGTTTTCGTTCAGCGTAGTGTTTTGAGTCTACAATCTATGTTAGAAATTGACTCTATTTTTTATTGGTTAGGGATGACAATTCTTTTTAATACCATCATATATATTAGTACAGTGTTTATCGGTATGATCACAGGTATTTCAATTGTACAAGGTATTCTTTCGTATATTTTTCTGCTTCTGCCGGTTGGATTATTTGTACTAGGCGCATTTAATCTTAAGTTTTTTATGTTTGGTTTTCCAGATAGTTATCATCTAAACGGAAAAATACAATATTTATCTCCGCTAACCATGATAGAAGCAATACAAGATATTTCTAATGTGATACTTTTAGGGATCTATGCTGGCATTTCCATATTATTGTATTTTCTTAGTTTAGTGCTTTATAAAAAGAGGAAACCGGAATCTGTATCTCAAGCCGTTATTTTCCCAATTTTAAAACCAATTTTGAAATTCGGAATGACTGTTTGCTGTGCATTATTGGCAGCTGCTTACTTCGGTGAGTATCGTGAGGTATCGGAAGGATGGTTATTCTTCGGTTATCTGTTTGGATCCTTTTTCGGTTATGTACTAGCCGAAATATTACTTAATAAAACCTGGAGGGTATTTGGTAATCTTAAAGGTTATCTATACTATGGTGGTATTTTAATAGTAATCATTGCTATTTTTCAGTTCGATCTTACTAACTATGAAAACCGAATTCCAGAGATAGAAGATATCCACAAGGTGCATTTAAGCGATGGTCCTTATCTTTATTTGAATCCTGAGCAAAGTGGGTATTCAAAAGATACCTTCTTCTTAAATGAAACAAACAATATTCAATTAGTTCACGATTTGCATAAGCAGATTCTTTCCAAAAAAGAAAGTAAAAAAGCATCAGGTGAACAAATCGAAACCGCCTTTTTTGTGTACGAGTTAAAGAACGGAAAAAAATTGGTTCGTGAATACGAAATAAACAAGGATGATTATTTGGCGTATTACAAGCCGATTCATGAATCAAAGGAATATAAAGAGGTAACCTATCCATTGTTCAATTTAACAACGGATAAAATTAATATGATTACCATTGAGTCCATGGGATATAAAAATGATCGCGCCGTTATTTCTGAGAAAGCTGATATCAAGGAATTTCTATCTATTATAAAGGAAGATATACTAGCCTCAACTTATGAGGAGATGTACAGCTCAAAATCTTTTCAATCGCATATTTCCTTTTCTTTGAATAATAGTAAAGAATTTTACGGATACGCAGATATCCCTGCCTTAGCTACCTACAAAGGGCTTGAAAATTGGTTAGCCGAGAAAGAACTGCTTGATAATGCTTTTATCTCGGAGGAAGACATTGATTATGCAGTGGTTCTAGAAAAAGAGGACCTCGAAATCAATAATGATGGATATTCAAATCATGAAGTTTTTACTAATATGAATAATCATCCAAACTCCAAAACTTTCAAAACGAAAGAGCAAATAAGAGAACTGATGGATCATACAGAAGACACTTATTTACCAGACAGTAAAAAGACATACGTAATCGCCTATAAATTTAAAAATCAACAGGACCCTTATTTAGGAACGTTTGACAAGAGCGACGCACCAGCATATGTAAATGAAAAGTTTAAATAA
- a CDS encoding TrkH family potassium uptake protein, producing MKISSKIFMEKLTSVQIIVLFYVLAVVISTVLLMLPITLKPGENISFIDALFTSASAVSVTGLSTISISEKLSVTGTFIFAFILQFGGIGIMTLGTFIWLLMGKKIGLRERKLIMTDQNQSTLSGLVQLMRQILYLIILIEIIGSLVLGIYLVNYYPNWQEAFLHGFFMSVSATTNAGFDITGQSLLPYANDYFVQLVNIILLILGAIGFPVLIEVRHFLFRREDSLFRFSLFSKVTSTTFFLLVIGGTLLIILFEYNHFFAGKSWHESLFYALFQSVSTRNGGLATMDVSEFSTPTLLLLCILMFIGASPSSVGGGIRTTTFAIMMLSIFTYAKGRDTIKVFKKEILQEDILKSYIVITTAVMICSASVIILAVLEPSLGLMEIVFEVSSAFGTTGLSMGITAELSTASKLVIVLVMFIGRIGIFSFLFIIRGNPIKEKFHYPKERIIIG from the coding sequence ATGAAAATTAGTTCGAAAATCTTTATGGAAAAGCTAACATCTGTTCAAATCATTGTGTTATTTTACGTACTTGCGGTGGTTATATCAACTGTACTTTTAATGCTTCCAATTACTTTAAAACCTGGTGAGAACATTTCTTTTATTGATGCATTATTTACCTCTGCAAGTGCGGTAAGTGTCACAGGGCTTTCTACCATCTCTATCTCTGAAAAGCTAAGTGTGACAGGCACATTCATTTTTGCTTTCATCCTTCAATTCGGTGGAATTGGGATTATGACTTTAGGCACATTTATTTGGCTCCTAATGGGCAAGAAAATTGGACTTCGTGAACGAAAGTTAATTATGACCGATCAAAATCAGTCTACTCTGTCAGGTCTGGTTCAGTTGATGAGACAAATTCTTTATCTTATCATCCTTATCGAAATAATTGGTAGTTTAGTACTCGGTATTTACTTGGTTAATTACTATCCCAATTGGCAGGAAGCCTTTTTACATGGCTTTTTCATGAGTGTTAGTGCAACCACGAACGCAGGATTTGATATCACCGGTCAGTCCCTGCTACCATATGCTAATGATTATTTTGTTCAACTCGTTAACATCATCCTTTTAATTCTTGGTGCTATTGGTTTTCCTGTTCTAATTGAGGTTCGACACTTTTTATTTCGAAGAGAAGATAGCCTATTTCGTTTTAGTTTATTTTCAAAAGTTACTTCAACAACATTTTTCCTATTAGTTATTGGCGGAACTTTACTCATCATTCTTTTTGAGTATAATCATTTTTTTGCAGGGAAATCTTGGCATGAATCATTATTTTACGCATTATTCCAATCGGTTTCTACTCGAAATGGTGGTTTAGCGACGATGGATGTAAGTGAATTTTCAACCCCTACCCTACTTCTTTTATGTATTCTCATGTTTATCGGTGCTTCACCAAGCAGTGTTGGTGGAGGTATACGAACTACCACTTTTGCAATTATGATGTTAAGTATATTTACATATGCCAAAGGTCGAGATACGATAAAAGTATTTAAAAAGGAGATTTTACAAGAAGACATTCTTAAATCATATATTGTCATCACAACAGCAGTTATGATTTGTTCAGCTTCTGTCATTATATTGGCTGTTCTAGAACCTTCTTTAGGTTTAATGGAGATTGTCTTTGAAGTTAGCTCGGCTTTTGGTACAACGGGATTATCAATGGGGATCACGGCAGAATTAAGTACAGCTAGTAAGCTCGTCATCGTTTTGGTCATGTTTATTGGTCGAATTGGAATCTTCTCCTTCTTATTTATCATTCGTGGAAACCCAATAAAAGAAAAGTTCCATTATCCTAAGGAACGTATTATTATTGGTTAG
- a CDS encoding ABC transporter ATP-binding protein, whose translation MTHYALEVHNLTKKIGKKLIVENVTFQIEKGEIFGLLGPNGAGKTTIIRMIVHLINRTEGKVVINGHDLDESFKEAMGEIGAIVENPEFYKYMSGMKNLKHYMRMATKDVSAARLDEVIRLVGLEQAIHQKVRTYSLGMRQRLGVAQALLHSPSILILDEPTNGLDPQGIREFRDYLRLLVNQGISVLVSSHLLSEMELMCDRFAIIEKGKLTHISQMKETVDVGSQTKQHVMFEVDNTEQAFNLLVNQNLGEERKVEAGFIYASMDRVTVAKANQLFVSNGLQVYEISYLKASLEDRFLEITNKEKKEQSI comes from the coding sequence ATGACTCATTATGCTCTAGAAGTTCACAACCTTACAAAGAAAATAGGGAAAAAATTGATTGTTGAAAACGTAACTTTTCAAATTGAAAAAGGAGAAATCTTTGGTTTACTTGGTCCAAACGGAGCGGGGAAAACAACGATCATTCGAATGATCGTCCACTTAATTAATCGTACAGAAGGAAAAGTCGTGATAAATGGACATGATTTAGATGAATCCTTCAAAGAAGCAATGGGAGAAATAGGGGCAATAGTGGAAAATCCTGAATTCTATAAATATATGAGTGGTATGAAAAACCTAAAGCATTATATGAGAATGGCGACAAAAGATGTTTCAGCTGCAAGGCTTGATGAGGTCATACGTTTGGTCGGTCTGGAACAAGCAATCCATCAGAAAGTAAGAACATATTCTCTAGGAATGAGACAAAGACTCGGAGTAGCTCAGGCTTTATTACATAGTCCAAGTATTCTCATTCTTGATGAACCGACTAATGGCCTTGACCCACAAGGAATAAGAGAATTTCGTGATTATTTAAGATTATTAGTGAATCAAGGTATTTCTGTATTGGTCTCCTCTCATTTGCTCTCCGAAATGGAACTGATGTGTGATCGCTTTGCAATAATAGAAAAAGGCAAGCTTACTCATATCTCCCAAATGAAAGAAACAGTTGATGTAGGCAGTCAAACAAAACAACATGTAATGTTTGAGGTTGATAACACTGAGCAGGCATTTAACCTACTAGTAAATCAAAATTTGGGTGAAGAAAGGAAGGTAGAGGCGGGTTTTATATATGCATCAATGGATCGGGTGACAGTTGCAAAGGCGAATCAGCTATTTGTCTCGAACGGATTACAAGTGTATGAGATTTCTTATTTAAAAGCATCGCTAGAAGATCGCTTCCTTGAGATTACAAATAAAGAAAAGAAGGAGCAATCGATATGA
- a CDS encoding GntR family transcriptional regulator: MFELDIRSRKPIYEQLVDKLKELIISEVMKADEQLPSVRVMAHQLTINPNTIQKAYRELEVQGYIYSIKGKGSFVSPDTPKQNSEKMKTIKSELIKLLSEAMYLGITSDQLVEIIKEVESTIGGGSKSDSI; encoded by the coding sequence ATGTTTGAGCTAGATATAAGAAGTCGAAAGCCAATATATGAGCAGCTGGTAGACAAGTTAAAAGAGCTTATTATTAGTGAAGTCATGAAAGCGGATGAACAGCTACCATCCGTTCGGGTAATGGCACACCAACTGACAATTAACCCGAATACCATTCAAAAAGCTTATCGAGAGCTTGAGGTTCAAGGATATATTTATTCAATCAAAGGAAAGGGGAGCTTTGTGAGTCCTGATACTCCAAAGCAAAACAGTGAAAAAATGAAGACAATTAAATCTGAGCTAATAAAACTTTTGTCAGAAGCTATGTATCTTGGAATCACTAGTGATCAACTCGTTGAAATCATAAAGGAAGTGGAATCCACAATAGGGGGAGGGAGCAAGAGTGATTCAATTTAG
- a CDS encoding hemolysin family protein, producing MFIAIIFFLLMSFFLSGSETALTAVNKMKLKTKAESGDKKAQKLLTLVSNLDELITAILIGNNIANIMLPTLVTIIAIEYGWNVGIVTGILTVVLIVFAEVLPKSIAASFADKIAFLVFPVIQFIMIILKPLTFLLSRFTRAVIKLLEKEDKDGVSISKEELITMVDIAATEGTFQNDETKSIKGVIDFYSLDVRDALKTPRMEIQGIPFDSTFEEAREVVINNQYTRYPVYKENMDNIVGVFHSKGLLSWSVEPDKPLEDFTDNSPLFVFEFHSIEKIFKMMLKERKHLAIVLDEYGGTKGIITNEDIIEAMIGLEIKDETDENEEILIDELTDSHIICNGKLALRRLNEVFKTKIPEDEDVLTGFLLKEMGHFPDEGETFEYHHLHFEMLVVEDNKIKQIEIKKKTPPLV from the coding sequence GTGTTTATAGCCATTATATTTTTTCTGCTTATGTCTTTTTTTCTATCTGGAAGTGAAACTGCACTAACTGCGGTTAATAAAATGAAACTAAAGACAAAGGCAGAAAGCGGTGACAAAAAGGCGCAGAAGCTTTTAACACTTGTGTCTAATTTGGACGAATTAATTACAGCAATATTAATTGGTAACAATATAGCTAATATTATGCTGCCTACATTGGTAACCATTATTGCCATTGAGTATGGATGGAACGTAGGGATTGTAACAGGGATTCTTACGGTCGTATTAATTGTATTTGCTGAAGTATTGCCTAAGTCAATTGCTGCTAGTTTTGCTGATAAGATTGCCTTTCTCGTATTTCCGGTCATTCAGTTCATTATGATTATATTAAAACCATTAACATTTCTTTTGTCACGCTTTACAAGAGCTGTCATTAAGCTTTTAGAAAAAGAAGATAAGGATGGCGTGTCTATTTCAAAGGAAGAGCTTATTACTATGGTAGACATTGCCGCCACAGAAGGTACATTTCAAAATGATGAGACGAAAAGTATAAAGGGAGTTATTGATTTTTATAGCTTAGATGTTAGAGATGCATTAAAAACCCCGCGCATGGAAATTCAAGGAATTCCTTTTGACTCGACCTTCGAGGAAGCGAGAGAAGTGGTTATAAACAATCAATATACAAGATATCCAGTATATAAAGAGAACATGGATAATATTGTAGGAGTCTTTCATTCAAAGGGTTTATTATCTTGGTCAGTAGAACCTGATAAACCATTAGAGGATTTCACAGATAATTCCCCATTATTTGTATTTGAGTTTCACTCAATTGAAAAGATATTTAAAATGATGCTAAAGGAACGCAAGCATCTTGCGATTGTACTTGATGAATACGGGGGAACCAAAGGAATAATTACAAACGAGGATATTATTGAAGCCATGATTGGTCTTGAAATTAAAGATGAGACTGATGAAAATGAAGAGATATTGATCGATGAATTAACAGACTCGCATATCATATGTAATGGAAAATTAGCCTTACGAAGATTAAATGAAGTCTTCAAAACAAAGATTCCTGAAGATGAAGATGTATTAACTGGATTTTTATTAAAAGAAATGGGACATTTCCCGGATGAAGGAGAAACTTTTGAATACCATCATCTCCACTTTGAAATGCTTGTAGTAGAGGATAATAAAATCAAGCAAATTGAAATAAAAAAGAAAACCCCACCATTAGTATAA
- a CDS encoding ABC transporter ATP-binding protein: protein MIQFSRVSKSFEGTDAVENICLHIQKGSIYGLLGTNGAGKTTLLKLLAGIYVPDNGSVLVEESSVFENSYIKQRVFFIPDQPFFFSQYTLADMGKFYEKIYNNWNQERYELLVDAFKIDEKRKLHKFSKGVQRQAAFILALSTMPEILLLDEPMDGLDPVVRKNIKSLIIEDVASREMTVLISSHNLREVEDICDYIGILHKGELLIEKELDDLKSDTHKIQVAFKENVPENLFTGVELLHQEKRGSVFICIVKGKEAEIVDKVMKYQPVILDILPLTLEEIFIYEMEGVGYAIKNIFA, encoded by the coding sequence GTGATTCAATTTAGTAGGGTAAGTAAATCCTTTGAGGGAACAGATGCGGTTGAAAATATATGTCTCCATATCCAAAAAGGATCAATATATGGGTTGCTTGGAACAAATGGAGCGGGGAAAACTACTTTATTAAAGCTTTTAGCTGGAATTTATGTTCCTGACAACGGTTCTGTATTGGTTGAGGAGAGCTCAGTATTTGAAAATAGTTACATAAAACAGCGTGTTTTCTTTATTCCTGACCAACCATTCTTCTTTTCACAATACACACTAGCTGATATGGGGAAATTTTACGAGAAAATCTACAATAATTGGAATCAAGAGAGATATGAATTACTTGTGGATGCGTTTAAGATCGATGAAAAAAGAAAGCTTCATAAATTCTCAAAAGGTGTCCAAAGGCAGGCAGCGTTTATTCTAGCCTTGTCCACCATGCCTGAAATCCTTCTTTTAGACGAGCCGATGGATGGACTCGATCCAGTTGTTCGGAAAAATATTAAAAGTTTAATTATTGAAGATGTAGCATCAAGGGAAATGACGGTTCTTATCTCTTCCCATAATTTGCGTGAAGTAGAAGACATTTGTGATTATATAGGTATTTTGCATAAAGGAGAGCTATTGATTGAGAAGGAACTTGATGACTTAAAATCTGACACACATAAAATTCAAGTAGCATTCAAGGAAAATGTTCCGGAGAACCTATTTACCGGTGTCGAACTTTTGCATCAAGAGAAAAGAGGAAGTGTCTTTATCTGTATTGTTAAAGGAAAAGAAGCGGAAATAGTAGATAAAGTCATGAAATATCAACCTGTCATTCTCGATATTCTCCCACTAACCTTAGAAGAAATCTTTATTTATGAAATGGAGGGTGTCGGATATGCTATCAAAAACATCTTTGCTTAA
- a CDS encoding aspartate kinase, with translation MKVAKFGGSSLANGEQLQKVFQIVTADPSRKVIVVSAPGKRKSDDIKVTDLLIHCAEQGLNGEDTSATLEQIIDRYNSIVKELHLSSDITEEIKNTLHSLLTADKSNPDHYMEALKAAGEDNNAKLVARFFQSKGVHAKYINPKDAGLFVTDETGNAQVLQESYDNLYKLREEDGILIFPGFFGYTKDGNVVTFSRSGSDITGSILANGIKADLYENFTDVDAVYSVNPNLVQEPKEIKELTYREMRELSYAGFSVFHDEALIPAFRAGIPVQVKNTNNPLSPGTLIVHERSVQNGPVTGIASDKGFCSIYVGKYLMNREIGFGSRLLRILEEHGMSYEHTPSGIDDISVILRQDQMDYETEQRIVNLILTELHADEVKVEHDLALIMIVGEGMRQNVGTTARAAKALADAGVNIEMINQGSSEVSMMFGVKEADEKHAVKALYNEFFVGVPV, from the coding sequence ATGAAGGTAGCAAAATTCGGAGGATCATCTTTAGCAAATGGAGAGCAGTTACAAAAAGTATTTCAAATCGTCACAGCTGATCCTAGTCGAAAAGTAATTGTTGTATCAGCACCAGGAAAGAGAAAATCAGATGATATAAAAGTGACAGATTTGTTGATACATTGCGCAGAGCAAGGATTAAATGGTGAAGATACAAGTGCTACACTTGAGCAAATAATCGATCGTTACAATAGCATCGTTAAGGAACTCCATCTATCATCAGACATTACAGAAGAGATTAAAAATACTTTACATTCTTTATTAACTGCAGATAAATCCAATCCAGACCATTATATGGAAGCTCTTAAAGCAGCTGGTGAAGACAATAATGCAAAATTAGTTGCGAGATTCTTTCAATCAAAAGGAGTGCATGCAAAATACATCAATCCAAAGGATGCTGGATTGTTTGTCACTGATGAGACTGGGAATGCACAAGTACTACAGGAATCTTATGACAATTTATATAAACTACGAGAAGAAGATGGGATTTTGATCTTCCCTGGATTTTTCGGTTATACAAAAGATGGAAATGTTGTAACTTTTTCGAGAAGTGGTTCTGACATTACAGGCTCGATCTTAGCGAATGGCATAAAAGCAGATCTGTATGAAAATTTTACAGACGTAGATGCTGTTTATTCAGTAAATCCAAATCTTGTTCAAGAGCCAAAAGAAATAAAAGAACTTACTTACCGTGAAATGAGAGAACTTTCTTATGCTGGCTTTTCTGTATTTCACGATGAGGCATTAATTCCAGCTTTTAGGGCAGGAATTCCAGTACAGGTAAAAAACACGAATAACCCGCTTTCGCCAGGGACTTTAATTGTTCATGAGCGCAGTGTTCAAAATGGTCCTGTAACAGGAATTGCAAGTGATAAAGGGTTCTGTAGCATTTATGTTGGAAAATATTTAATGAACAGAGAAATCGGTTTTGGAAGTAGATTATTAAGAATATTAGAAGAACATGGAATGTCATACGAGCATACTCCGTCAGGAATTGATGATATTTCTGTTATTTTACGTCAGGATCAAATGGATTACGAAACAGAACAACGAATTGTTAACCTTATTCTCACAGAGTTGCATGCAGATGAAGTGAAAGTTGAGCACGACTTGGCTTTAATCATGATTGTTGGTGAAGGCATGAGACAAAATGTTGGAACAACTGCAAGAGCTGCAAAGGCACTTGCCGATGCTGGTGTGAATATTGAGATGATTAACCAAGGCTCATCTGAAGTGAGTATGATGTTTGGCGTAAAAGAAGCGGATGAAAAGCATGCAGTAAAAGCACTTTATAATGAGTTCTTTGTCGGTGTACCGGTATAA
- a CDS encoding zinc-binding dehydrogenase: protein MRAIVLRELGGPVQFQLEEVEKPIPNAHEVLVKLKASALNRRDIYVRMGQYPGIKIPAIPGADGAGVLEDGSEVIIYPALNWGENENFYSKGFHIIGVPSDGTFAEYIKVPKENIFPKPSYLSWEEAAALPLGGLTAYRVLFTRGKLQEGETVLIPGIGGGVATFLLQMAVAVKAKVFVTSSSQEKIKKAISMGASGGVNYKEEGWDRLLKEQMKGSADLIVDSVGGSSFSKLINVANNGGRIVSFGATAGPIPQIVMPKIFFKHLDILGSTMGSPKDFTNMLKLYEEHQLRPAIDSVYSLEEMQQAQDRIEKGSNFGKVVLKLSSKL from the coding sequence ATGAGAGCAATCGTATTACGTGAACTAGGAGGACCAGTGCAATTTCAACTAGAAGAAGTGGAGAAGCCCATACCGAATGCTCATGAAGTGCTCGTAAAGTTGAAGGCGTCAGCTTTGAACCGTCGTGATATATATGTTCGAATGGGGCAATATCCAGGAATTAAGATACCGGCAATACCAGGAGCAGATGGGGCTGGAGTGTTAGAAGATGGGTCTGAAGTTATTATCTATCCTGCATTAAATTGGGGAGAAAATGAAAACTTCTACTCAAAGGGTTTTCATATTATCGGTGTTCCTTCAGATGGAACCTTTGCTGAATACATAAAAGTACCTAAAGAAAATATATTCCCGAAGCCCTCTTACCTTAGCTGGGAAGAAGCTGCAGCGCTTCCCTTAGGAGGATTAACAGCCTACCGTGTGTTGTTTACAAGAGGAAAACTACAAGAAGGAGAGACTGTATTAATCCCTGGGATTGGTGGCGGAGTTGCAACTTTTCTTCTACAAATGGCTGTTGCTGTAAAAGCAAAAGTATTTGTTACGTCTAGTAGCCAGGAGAAGATTAAAAAAGCGATAAGCATGGGAGCTTCTGGTGGTGTAAATTATAAAGAAGAAGGATGGGATCGACTATTAAAGGAACAAATGAAAGGGTCGGCAGATCTCATTGTTGATAGTGTGGGAGGCTCTAGTTTTTCTAAACTAATTAATGTAGCAAATAACGGAGGAAGAATTGTTAGCTTCGGGGCTACGGCTGGACCAATCCCACAAATCGTCATGCCAAAAATATTTTTTAAGCATTTGGATATACTTGGTTCCACCATGGGTTCACCAAAAGATTTTACAAACATGCTGAAACTGTATGAAGAACATCAATTACGACCGGCTATAGATTCGGTTTATTCTTTAGAAGAAATGCAACAAGCCCAAGATCGAATAGAGAAAGGAAGTAATTTTGGAAAAGTTGTGCTGAAACTATCCAGCAAGTTATAA
- a CDS encoding YndM family protein, with protein MRTNFRIILLKFIACIIIFTIAFDLFFEAGISEVLSFSILVTLVSYFIGDKIILPRVGNRAAVVIDFFTVYAIVWIFGNILLHSYEQIAWGSIMAATFIGISEVFVHLFLIGRLEPSTPIERKRPLRTSQKLAFGTEFAEESDPRKRN; from the coding sequence ATGCGCACAAATTTTCGAATCATCCTTCTTAAGTTCATTGCTTGTATTATAATTTTTACTATTGCCTTTGACCTGTTCTTTGAAGCCGGGATATCCGAAGTCTTGTCATTCAGTATTTTGGTAACCCTTGTTTCCTATTTCATTGGAGATAAAATTATTTTGCCGAGGGTTGGAAACCGAGCCGCTGTTGTCATCGATTTTTTCACTGTCTATGCGATCGTGTGGATTTTTGGAAATATTCTTCTACACAGCTATGAACAGATTGCATGGGGAAGTATTATGGCAGCAACATTCATCGGAATATCTGAGGTGTTTGTACATTTATTTCTTATAGGTCGGTTAGAACCATCGACTCCTATAGAAAGAAAAAGACCTCTACGTACATCTCAGAAGCTTGCGTTTGGGACGGAATTTGCTGAGGAGTCAGATCCTCGAAAGAGAAACTAA